In Zingiber officinale cultivar Zhangliang chromosome 11B, Zo_v1.1, whole genome shotgun sequence, a single window of DNA contains:
- the LOC122033351 gene encoding G-type lectin S-receptor-like serine/threonine-protein kinase At2g19130: MVSPRIGCVLPLLLPLFGLLFDLCSAADTISANSSLSGNQIITSSGGDLVLGFFKPGSTDRYYVGIWYGKVPKITSVWVANRETPVADPSTSVIKISDDGNLVLLDASGALVWTTAAKTTSNSTVAVLLDSGNLQLRDASNSSMVVWQSLDYPTNTWLPGARLGLNKITGVTQRLTSWKDNEDPAPGIFNLELDPNGTSQFFIVWNSTINYWSSGTWNGQIFNLVPEMDYYHVFQYISNPAENYFTYPFDNQDSISTYVMDVSGQIKQFTWLINSQSWILFWWQPRQPRQQCQVYSLCGAFGSCNENVLPFCKCVRGFRARNQSDWDLGDQSGGCVRNTPLQCGERANSSNSQRDKFLTMDNMRLPVNNQTLDGIGSDEDCQLACLNNCSCTAYSFAGGRCYVWHGELLNLQDQYSQSEASTLQLRLAASELPSPKSNKKIVLWAVVSAAVAVLVCLALIWFVVWRRRSSRLMRASNAVGGGLVPFRYSELLHATKNFSHKVGGGGFGSVFKGSLPDSIPIAVKKLEGLHQGEKQFRTEVSTVGMIQHVNLVRLIGFCSEGTNKLLVYEFMQKGSLDTHLFRSASTDLTWKTRYQIAVGTAKGLAYLHEQCRDCIIHCDIKPENILLDDSFAPKLADFGLAKFMGRDFSRVLTTTRGTIGYLAPEWITGVPITAKADVYSYGMMLFEIVSGRRNLENPEESNATGFFPTLVFSELLKGNIGSLLDQRLAGDVNLEELERACKLACWCIQDDESCRPTMGQVLQVLEGFLEVAMPPIPRSLRLLTETPENINVNVFYQTQYVSSSQSSQSKSGTSNSSHTRSNTSNSSGAGRF, encoded by the coding sequence ATGGTTTCTCCAAGAATTGGATGCGTCTTACCTCTTCTTCTACCTCTTTTTGGCCTCCTCTTCGATCTCTGTTCTGCAGCTGACACCATCTCCGCCAACAGCTCTCTCTCAGGGAACCAAATCATCACTTCCTCCGGCGGCGACTTGGTGCTGGGCTTCTTCAAGCCGGGAAGCACCGATCGGTACTACGTCGGCATATGGTACGGCAAAGTCCCTAAGATCACGTCCGTGTGGGTCGCCAATCGGGAGACCCCCGTGGCCGACCCCTCCACTTCGGTGATCAAAATCTCCGACGACGGCAACCTCGTCCTCCTCGATGCTTCCGGCGCCCTTGTATGGACCACCGCCGCCAAAACGACCTCCAACTCCACCGTCGCCGTGCTTCTCGACTCCGGCAATCTCCAGCTCCGTGATGCGTCCAACTCCTCTATGGTCGTGTGGCAGAGTTTGGACTACCCCACCAATACCTGGCTCCCCGGCGCCAGACTCGGGCTGAACAAGATCACCGGCGTGACGCAACGCCTCACGTCCTGGAAGGACAACGAAGACCCTGCGCCTGGCATCTTCAACCTGGAATTGGACCCCAACGGGACCAGTCAATTCTTCATCGTGTGGAACTCCACCATCAATTACTGGAGTAGCGGGACCTGGAACGGCCAGATCTTTAACCTTGTTCCGGAGATGGATTATTACCATGTCTTCCAATATATCAGCAATCCCGCGGAGAACTACTTCACGTACCCGTTCGATAATCAGGATAGCATCTCGACGTACGTGATGGATGTATCCGGGCAGATCAAGCAGTTCACGTGGCTAATTAACTCGCAGTCGTGGATCCTCTTCTGGTGGCAGCCGAGGCAACCGAGGCAGCAGTGCCAGGTTTACTCCTTATGCGGAGCTTTCGGCAGCTGCAACGAGAACGTCCTGCCCTTTTGCAAGTGCGTCAGGGGCTTTAGGGCCAGGAACCAGAGCGACTGGGATTTGGGCGACCAGAGCGGGGGATGCGTCAGGAACACGCCGCTGCAGTGCGGCGAACGAGCCAACTCCTCCAATTCCCAGAGGGACAAGTTCCTCACCATGGACAACATGAGGCTGCCGGTGAACAATCAGACTCTGGACGGTATTGGAAGCGATGAGGATTGTCAATTGGCCTGCTTAAACAATTGCTCTTGCACGGCCTACTCCTTCGCTGGCGGCAGGTGTTATGTTTGGCACGGCGAATTGCTCAATCTCCAAGACCAGTACAGCCAATCGGAAGCCAGCACGCTTCAACTTCGTTTGGCTGCCTCGGAGCTGCCGAGTCCCAAGAGCAACAAGAAGATAGTACTTTGGGCCGTAGTCAGTGCAGCCGTCGCTGTATTGGTTTGTTTAGCTCTCATTTGGTTCGTCGTCTGGCGCCGGCGGAGCTCAAGGTTGATGAGAGCATCCAATGCCGTGGGGGGCGGTCTCGTTCCTTTCCGGTACAGCGAGTTGCTGCACGCGACCAAGAACTTCTCCCACAAGGTCGGCGGCGGCGGTTTCGGATCGGTGTTCAAAGGCTCATTGCCGGACTCGATCCCCATCGCGGTGAAGAAGCTCGAAGGGCTTCACCAGGGCGAGAAGCAATTCCGCACTGAGGTGAGCACCGTCGGCATGATCCAACACGTCAACCTGGTTCGCCTCATCGGCTTCTGCTCCGAGGGAACCAACAAGTTGCTGGTCTACGAGTTCATGCAGAAAGGGTCTCTAGACACTCATCTCTTCCGCTCCGCTTCCACGGATTTGACATGGAAGACGAGGTACCAAATTGCAGTCGGAACCGCGAAAGGATTGGCCTATCTACACGAGCAATGCAGGGACTGCATCATCCATTGCGACATCAAACCGGAGAACATTCTGTTAGACGATTCATTTGCTCCCAAACTGGCGGACTTTGGCCTGGCTAAGTTCATGGGGCGAGACTTCAGCCGGGTTCTAACCACAACGAGAGGGACGATAGGCTACCTCGCGCCAGAGTGGATCACCGGCGTGCCgatcacggctaaggctgacgtgTACAGCTACGGGATGATGCTGTTCGAGATCGTGTCGGGGAGGAGGAACCTGGAGAACCCGGAGGAAAGCAACGCTACAGGGTTCTTCCCTACTCTGGTGTTCAGCGAACTTTTGAAGGGGAACATCGGGAGCTTGCTGGATCAAAGATTGGCAGGCGATGTGAATTTGGAGGAGCTGGAAAGAGCTTGTAAACTTGCCTGTTGGTGCATCCAAGATGATGAGAGTTGCCGGCCGACGATGGGGCAGGTGCTTCAAGTTCTGGAGGGCTTTCTTGAAGTCGCCATGCCGCCAATTCCTCGGTCGCTCCGACTTCTTACTGAAACGCCGGAGAACATCAACGTCAATGTCTTCTATCAAACTCAATACGTCTCCTCGAGCCAAAGTTCGCAGAGCAAGAGTGGCACCTCAAACAGCTCGCATACCAGAAGCAATACGTCGAACAGTTCCGGTGCAGGAAGATTTTGA